A single Amblyraja radiata isolate CabotCenter1 chromosome 36, sAmbRad1.1.pri, whole genome shotgun sequence DNA region contains:
- the dedd2 gene encoding DNA-binding death effector domain-containing protein 2 isoform X4, with translation MREWKVPEGGRSRRRGKMAAARETTTTTTTGRFGRRRRQSAPVSDGAAKRARWRQEQEEREEEEEEAAYCHMVSLHQMFQLVGSQLSQADVDAMSFLLDEAYPPALGPGPLDTPHRHHHRHSPARPTSCSGVRLLYQLERRGLCDEASLGPLLQLLRVITRHDLLPYVGQRRPAAAVSPERCDQARWVSGTTDRMESCLNSEQADSTRRNWESGTSSNRPQSVGHGRGRGRAAGKRRGRRSNVPYNQEATDEQSPQLPKATCGWLSCSTAPFMKWQQKFLVGPITVSTTKSSM, from the exons ATGCGCGAGTGGAAGGTACCAGAAGGAGGAAGAAGCAGACGGAGAGGGAAGATGGCGGCGGCGAGAgagacgacgacgacgacgacgacgggACGGTTCGGGAGACGGAGGCGCCAGTCGGCCCCGGTGTCGGACGGCGCTGCCAAGCGAGCGCGGTGGCGGCAGGagcaggaggagagggaggaggaggaggaggaggccgcCTACTGCCACATGGTGTCCCTGCACCAGATGTTCCAGCTGGTCGGCTCGCAGCTCAGCCAGGCCGACGTGGACGCCATGTCCTTCCTGCTGGACGAGGCCTACCCGCCCGCGCTGGGGCCCGGGCCCCTGGACACCCCCCACCGCCACCACCACCGGCACAGCCCGGCCCGGCCCACCAGCTGCAGCGGCGTCCGGCTCCTCTACCAGCTGGAGCGCCGCGGCCTGTGCGACGAGGCCAGCCTCGGGCCTCTGCTCCAGCTGCTGCGGGTCATCACCCGCCACGACCTGCTGCCCTATGTGGGGCAGAGGCGGCCC gccgccg CAGTGTCTCCTGAGAGATGTGATCAAGCAAGATGGGTATCTGGAACGACAGACCGGATGGAAAGCTGCTTAAATTCGGAGCAGGCTGATTCaacacggaggaattgggaatcaG GAACATCTTCAAACAGGCCACAGAGTGTAGGACACGGCAGGGGGAGAGGCCGGGCTGCTGGTAAACGAAGGGGCCGCAGGAGCAATGTGCCCTATAACCAGGAAGCAACGGACGAGCAGTCTCCCCAGTTACCAAAAGCAACATGTG GTTGGCTCTCTTGCAGTACAGCTCCCTTCATGAAGTGGCAACAGAAGTTTCTGGTAGGTCCGATCACAGTATCTACAACAAAAAGCAGTATGTGA
- the dedd2 gene encoding DNA-binding death effector domain-containing protein 2 isoform X2 — MREWKVPEGGRSRRRGKMAAARETTTTTTTGRFGRRRRQSAPVSDGAAKRARWRQEQEEREEEEEEAAYCHMVSLHQMFQLVGSQLSQADVDAMSFLLDEAYPPALGPGPLDTPHRHHHRHSPARPTSCSGVRLLYQLERRGLCDEASLGPLLQLLRVITRHDLLPYVGQRRPAAAVSPERCDQARWVSGTTDRMESCLNSEQADSTRRNWESGTSSNRPQSVGHGRGRGRAAGKRRGRRSNVPYNQEATDEQSPQLPKATCGESLFSLSSHCACFNVTLSFQRHLFKDSFFCVAVCSTA, encoded by the exons ATGCGCGAGTGGAAGGTACCAGAAGGAGGAAGAAGCAGACGGAGAGGGAAGATGGCGGCGGCGAGAgagacgacgacgacgacgacgacgggACGGTTCGGGAGACGGAGGCGCCAGTCGGCCCCGGTGTCGGACGGCGCTGCCAAGCGAGCGCGGTGGCGGCAGGagcaggaggagagggaggaggaggaggaggaggccgcCTACTGCCACATGGTGTCCCTGCACCAGATGTTCCAGCTGGTCGGCTCGCAGCTCAGCCAGGCCGACGTGGACGCCATGTCCTTCCTGCTGGACGAGGCCTACCCGCCCGCGCTGGGGCCCGGGCCCCTGGACACCCCCCACCGCCACCACCACCGGCACAGCCCGGCCCGGCCCACCAGCTGCAGCGGCGTCCGGCTCCTCTACCAGCTGGAGCGCCGCGGCCTGTGCGACGAGGCCAGCCTCGGGCCTCTGCTCCAGCTGCTGCGGGTCATCACCCGCCACGACCTGCTGCCCTATGTGGGGCAGAGGCGGCCC gccgccg CAGTGTCTCCTGAGAGATGTGATCAAGCAAGATGGGTATCTGGAACGACAGACCGGATGGAAAGCTGCTTAAATTCGGAGCAGGCTGATTCaacacggaggaattgggaatcaG GAACATCTTCAAACAGGCCACAGAGTGTAGGACACGGCAGGGGGAGAGGCCGGGCTGCTGGTAAACGAAGGGGCCGCAGGAGCAATGTGCCCTATAACCAGGAAGCAACGGACGAGCAGTCTCCCCAGTTACCAAAAGCAACATGTGGTGAGTCTTTGTTTTCCCTGTCCAGCCATTGTGCTTGCTTTAATGTTACACTCAGTTTTCAGCGCCACCTCTTTAAGGACAgttttttttgtgtggctgtctgcTCAACTGCCTAG
- the dedd2 gene encoding DNA-binding death effector domain-containing protein 2 isoform X3 — protein sequence MREWKVPEGGRSRRRGKMAAARETTTTTTTGRFGRRRRQSAPVSDGAAKRARWRQEQEEREEEEEEAAYCHMVSLHQMFQLVGSQLSQADVDAMSFLLDEAYPPALGPGPLDTPHRHHHRHSPARPTSCSGVRLLYQLERRGLCDEASLGPLLQLLRVITRHDLLPYVGQRRPAAAVSPERCDQARWVSGTTDRMESCLNSEQADSTRRNWESGTSSNRPQSVGHGRGRGRAAGKRRGRRSNVPYNQEATDEQSPQLPKATCGWLSCSTAPFMKWQQKFLVGPITVSTTKSIPQLTL from the exons ATGCGCGAGTGGAAGGTACCAGAAGGAGGAAGAAGCAGACGGAGAGGGAAGATGGCGGCGGCGAGAgagacgacgacgacgacgacgacgggACGGTTCGGGAGACGGAGGCGCCAGTCGGCCCCGGTGTCGGACGGCGCTGCCAAGCGAGCGCGGTGGCGGCAGGagcaggaggagagggaggaggaggaggaggaggccgcCTACTGCCACATGGTGTCCCTGCACCAGATGTTCCAGCTGGTCGGCTCGCAGCTCAGCCAGGCCGACGTGGACGCCATGTCCTTCCTGCTGGACGAGGCCTACCCGCCCGCGCTGGGGCCCGGGCCCCTGGACACCCCCCACCGCCACCACCACCGGCACAGCCCGGCCCGGCCCACCAGCTGCAGCGGCGTCCGGCTCCTCTACCAGCTGGAGCGCCGCGGCCTGTGCGACGAGGCCAGCCTCGGGCCTCTGCTCCAGCTGCTGCGGGTCATCACCCGCCACGACCTGCTGCCCTATGTGGGGCAGAGGCGGCCC gccgccg CAGTGTCTCCTGAGAGATGTGATCAAGCAAGATGGGTATCTGGAACGACAGACCGGATGGAAAGCTGCTTAAATTCGGAGCAGGCTGATTCaacacggaggaattgggaatcaG GAACATCTTCAAACAGGCCACAGAGTGTAGGACACGGCAGGGGGAGAGGCCGGGCTGCTGGTAAACGAAGGGGCCGCAGGAGCAATGTGCCCTATAACCAGGAAGCAACGGACGAGCAGTCTCCCCAGTTACCAAAAGCAACATGTG GTTGGCTCTCTTGCAGTACAGCTCCCTTCATGAAGTGGCAACAGAAGTTTCTGGTAGGTCCGATCACAGTATCTACAACAAAAAGCA TTCCACAGTTAACACTCTGA